A single region of the Brassica rapa cultivar Chiifu-401-42 chromosome A03, CAAS_Brap_v3.01, whole genome shotgun sequence genome encodes:
- the LOC103855706 gene encoding polygalacturonase inhibitor 2, translating into MEGKTTTLLLLLFTLLLTTSLSKDLCHKDDKNTLLKIKKAMNDPYTIISWDPKDDCCTWYAVECGNASINHRVTSLDISNDDVSAQIPPEVGDLPYLEYLIFHKLPNLTGEIPPTITKLKYLRYLWLSWNNLSGPVPELLSQLKNLEYINLSFNKLSGSIPGSLSLLPKLEFLELSRNKLTGSIPESFGSFKGVVYALYLSHNQLSGSIPKSLGNLDINQIDLSRNKLEGDASMLFGAKKTTQHIDLSRNMFQFNISKVKVAKTVNFLDLNHNSLTGSIPVQWTQLDLQTFNVSYNRLCGRIPQGGDLQRFDAYAYLHNKCLCDAPLQSCK; encoded by the exons ATGGAGGGTAAGACAACGACACTGCTCTTGCTCTTGTTCACTCTCCTCCTCACGACATCTTTATCCAAAGATCTCTGTCACAAAGATGACAAAAACACCCTCCTCAAGATCAAGAAAGCCATGAACGACCCTTACACCATCATCTCCTGGGACCCCAAGGACGATTGCTGCACCTGGTACGCCGTTGAGTGCGGCAACGCATCTATTAACCACCGCGTCACTTCTCTAGACATATCAAACGACGACGTCTCCGCTCAGATCCCACCCGAAGTCGGCGACTTGCCTTATCTAGAATATCTCATATTCCACAAACTCCCTAACCTCACCGGTGAAATCCCACCCACCATCACCAAGCTCAAGTATCTCCGTTATCTCTGGCTCAGCTGGAACAACCTGAGCGGCCCGGTTCCTGAATTACTGAGTCAGCTCAAGAATCTAGAGTACATTAACCTTTCCTTCAATAAGCTCTCCGGTTCGATACCCGGTTCACTCTCTTTGTTACCTAAACTCGAGTTTCTTGAACTCAGCAGGAACAAGCTTACAG GTTCGATACCAGAGTCATTTGGATCGTTTAAAGGAGTGGTATATGCTCTTTACCTATCGCACAACCAGCTGTCCGGTTCTATACCGAAATCATTAGGCAACCTGGACATTAACCAGATTGATCTTTCCCGGAACAAGCTCGAAGGTGATGCGTCGATGTTGTTTGGAGCCAAAAAGACAACACAGCACATTGACCTATCAAGAAACATGTTCCAGTTCAATATCTCCAAGGTTAAGGTAGCTAAAACAGTTAATTTCTTGGACTTGAACCACAACAGCCTCACAGGGAGTATCCCGGTTCAATGGACCCAACTTGATCTTCAGACTTTCAATGTAAGCTATAATAGACTGTGTGGACGCATCCCCCAGGGAGGGGACCTTCAGAGATTTGATGCTTATGCGTATTTACACAACAAGTGTTTGTGTGATGCACCTCTTCAGAGTTGCAAGTGA